One segment of Ricinus communis isolate WT05 ecotype wild-type chromosome 8, ASM1957865v1, whole genome shotgun sequence DNA contains the following:
- the LOC8271762 gene encoding protein TRM32 isoform X2, with protein MGRHLERQDSDIVFQRHLPGCMWSMLHILDYHHWHSVKKMSPRRRYRRGKHTICCGYPKTISFAQHTDELQNYLDADAVPLLDEQQTIEAAPSEKIPGKAQIKASVAKEMSARSQLQRAISINRLGHSDNLGGTNTDWPNPIIILERSADTAASRMQVPILPKGSEAFSSEVGHHQLVSKSLNHYISDDKQLSRETSHRQFMECVDVQEIFNINKKLFMEILRDPDVQAAKDFHIQLTSERKLKKSGSFPLAVSPHKLMGPVTLEQKWNETWSFRQEQRFPTGVEKRDVVAAKSDKSTGAKADDSVVTAVTQGSELSSSPLSQGSHKHGWHQSFMRHLKDVMKKIRHTHKESKKTNNHTLINALLLGVPSSSSDEKETPERIKEDTIHQDSCHEANSSGNGLSKDRISHIRRVSSLNESMDRYARLFEHSSTKEPKWHKYQSKSLRLTNEDKYPPTGSSFKSFRRRLSLPDLDSFCPLPNETSHDALPSGRPIKTNIYYDANAKDATYNDLNSVRTEQLDVVEETDLPGNIIEEGNSCENNEYPGDLVAMSNEEEVLEDIVEVEDQGHCPHQDQEIGSTVNSSTEHENESPVSVLETHSRLDITSQTEFQFSKDSDLHSRSICVDEQDCPVDLQHRLEDADFSYVRDVLELSGCTEQGYLGAWHSLDQPLSPTLFKELEAYIHQESECSSEDVGCNCDHQLLFDLINEVLPQIYGSSLAYFPRPFSFTQRIRPLPKGNHIPEEVCKRISSYRSSGLKVDQSLNDIVAGDLAKDDSWLNLQLDVEDIALDLEDLIFDELLDEVMCS; from the exons ATGGGGAGACACTTGGAACGCCAAGATTCTGATATTGTATTTCAGAGACATCTACCAGGCTGCATGTGGAGCATGCTTCATATTCTTGATTACCACCACTGGCACAGTGTCAAAAAGATGTCGCCACGCAGAAGATACAGAAGAGGGAAACATACCATAT GCTGTGGATATCCAAAAACAATATCTTTTGCGCAACACACAGATGAATTGCAGAATTATTTGGATGCAGATGCTGTCCCCTTACTG GATGAGCAGCAAACAATCGAGGCTGCCCCAAGCGAAAAAATTCCTGGAAAAGCTCAAATAAAAGCATCAGTAGCTAAAGAGATGTCTGCAAGATCACAGTTGCAGAGGGCTATTTCAATCAATCGGTTAGGGCATTCAGACAACCTTGGCGGAACTAATACTGATTGGCCAAATCCAATCATAATCCTTGAGAGAAGTGCTGATACTGCTGCCTCCAGAATGCAGGTTCCAATTCTGCCAAAGGGCTCTGAGGCATTTTCCTCAGAAGTTGGTCATCATCAATTAGTAAGCAAGTCACTAAATCACTACATTTCGGATGATAAGCAGCTCAGTAGAGAGACTTCGCATCGCCAATTCATGGAATGTGTGGATGTTCAAGAGATATTTAACATCAACAAAAAGTTATTCATGGAAATCCTACGTGATCCTGATGTCCAAGCTGCCAAGGACTTCCATATTCAGCTGACTTCCGAGAGGAAATTGAAGAAATCAGGCTCATTTCCTTTAGCTGTCTCCCCGCATAAACTCATGGGTCCTGTTACACTTGAACAAAAGTGGAATGAAACTTGGTCCTTCCGACAAGAACAAAGGTTTCCAACCGGGGTTGAAAAGCGAGATGTTGTTGCAGCCAAGTCTGATAAGTCAACAGGTGCAAAGGCAGATGATAGTGTAGTTACTGCTGTTACTCAAGGTTCAGAATTGTCTTCTTCTCCATTGTCTCAAGGATCACATAAACATGGATGGCATCAATCATTTATGCGTCATTTGAAAGATGTTATGAAGAAAATTAGGCATACGCATAAAGAGAGCAAAAAGACGAACAATCACACATTAATAAATGCCCTTCTGCTTGGAGTTCCCTCTAGTTCCTCTGATGAGAAAGAGACTCCTGAGAGGATCAAGGAGGATACAATTCACCAAGATAGTTGTCATGAGGCAAACAGTTCTGGTAATGGTCTCAGCAAGGACCGAATCTCACACATAAGAAGAGTTTCTTCTCTAAATGAGTCGATGGATAGATATGCCCGGTTGTTTGAGCACAGTTCAACCAAAGAGCCCAAGTGGCATAAGTATCAGTCTAAGAGCTTAAGACTGACAAATGAAGACAAGTATCCACCGACTGGGTCTAGTTTCAAATCCTTCAGGAGGAGACTTTCTTTGCCGGATCTTGATTCTTTTTGTCCCTTGCCAAACGAGACATCACATGATGCACTTCCTTCAGGGAGACCAATCAagactaatatatattatgatgcAAATGCCAAGGATGCCACCTATAATGACCTGAATTCGGTAAGAACTGAACAGCTAGATGTTGTTGAAGAGACTGACCTTCCTGGAAACATAATAGAGGAAGGTAACAGCTGTGAGAACAATGAATATCCTGGTGATTTAGTGGCGATGAGTAATGAGGAGGAAGTATTAGAGGATATAGTTGAGGTAGAAGACCAGGGACATTGTCCTCACCAAGATCAGGAGATTGGTTCCACAGTGAATTCTAGCACTGAGCATGAAAATGAAAGTCCTGTTTCAGTTCTTGAGACACATTCTCGGCTTGACATAACTAGCCAAACAGAGTTTCAATTCTCAAAAG ATTCAGACTTGCACTCAAGGAGCATATGTGTTGATGAACAAGATTGTCCTGTTGATCTACAACACAG ACTGGAAGATGCTGATTTCAGTTATGTGAGGGATGTTCTTGAATTATCTGGCTGCACTGAGCAAGGGTACCTTGGAGCCTGGCACTCACTAGACCAGCCACTAAGTCCCACATTGTTCAAGGAATTGGAGGCTTATATACACCAAGAATCTGAATGCTCTTCAGAGGATGTTGGCTGCAATTGTGATCATCAGCTTCTGTTTGATTTGATCAATGAGGTTCTACCTCAGATATACGGAAGCTCATTAGCCTACTTCCCCAGGCCCTTCTCCTTCACTCAACGCATACGGCCATTACCTAAGGGAAATCATATTCCTGAGGAAGTGTGCAAAAGAATTAGTTCATATAGAAGCTCAGGATTGAAGGTGGATCAGTCATTGAATGATATCGTTGCTGGAGACTTGGCAAAAGATGATAGTTGGCTGAACCTTCAATTGGATGTTGAGGACATAGCACTTGACCTTGAAGATTTGATTTTTGATGAACTTTTAGATGAAGTGATGTGCTCATGA
- the LOC8271760 gene encoding stearoyl-[acyl-carrier-protein] 9-desaturase, chloroplastic precursor: MALKLNPFLSQTQKLPSFALPPMASTRSPKFYMASTLKSGSKEVENLKKPFMPPREVHVQVTHSMPPQKIEIFKSLDNWAEENILVHLKPVEKCWQPQDFLPDPASDGFDEQVRELRERAKEIPDDYFVVLVGDMITEEALPTYQTMLNTLDGVRDETGASPTSWAIWTRAWTAEENRHGDLLNKYLYLSGRVDMRQIEKTIQYLIGSGMDPRTENSPYLGFIYTSFQERATFISHGNTARQAKEHGDIKLAQICGTIAADEKRHETAYTKIVEKLFEIDPDGTVLAFADMMRKKISMPAHLMYDGRDDNLFDHFSAVAQRLGVYTAKDYADILEFLVGRWKVDKLTGLSAEGQKAQDYVCRLPPRIRRLEERAQGRAKEAPTMPFSWIFDRQVKL; encoded by the exons atggCTCTCAAGCTCAAtcctttcctttctcaaacCCAAAAGTTACCTTCTTTCGCTCTTCCACCAATGGCCAGTACCAGATCTCCTAAGTTCTACATGGCCTCTACCCTCAAGTCTGGTTCTAA GGAAGTTGAGAATCTCAAGAAGCCTTTCATGCCTCCTCGGGAGGTACATGTTCAGGTTACCCATTCTATGCCACCCCAAAAGATTGAGATCTTTAAATCCCTAGACAATTGGGCTGAGGAGAACATTCTGGTTCATCTGAAGCCAGTTGAGAAATGTTGGCAACCGCAGGATTTTTTGCCAGATCCCGCCTCTGATGGATTTGATGAGCAAGTCAGGGAACTCAGGGAGAGAGCAAAGGAGATTCCTGAtgattattttgttgttttggttGGAGACATGATAACGGAAGAAGCCCTTCCCACTTATCAAACAATGCTGAATACCTTGGATGGAGTTCGGGATGAAACAGGTGCAAGTCCTACTTCTTGGGCAATTTGGACAAGGGCATGGACTGCGGAAGAGAATAGACATGGTGACCTCCTCAATAAGTATCTCTACCTATCTGGACGAGTGGACATGAGGCAAATTGAGAAGACAATTCAATATTTGATTGGTTCAGGAATG GATCCACGGACAGAAAACAGTCCATACCTTGGGTTCATCTATACATCATTCCAGGAAAGGGCAACCTTCATTTCTCATGGGAACACTGCCCGACAAGCCAAAGAGCATGGAGACATAAAGTTGGCTCAAATATGTGGTACAATTGCTGCAGATGAGAAGCGCCATGAGACAGCCTACACAAAGATAGTGGAAAAACTCTTTGAGATTGATCCTGATGGAACTGTTTTGGCTTTTGCTGATAtgatgagaaagaaaatttctaTGCCTGCACACTTGATGTATGATGGCCGAGATGATAATCTTTTTGACCACTTTTCAGCTGTTGCGCAGCGTCTTGGAGTCTACACAGCAAAGGATTATGCAGATATATTGGAGTTCTTGGTGGGCAGATGGAAGGTGGATAAACTAACGGGCCTTTCAGCTGAGGGACAAAAGGCTCAGGACTATGTTTGTCGGTTACCTCCAAGAATTAGAAGGCTGGAAGAGAGAGCTCAAGGAAGGGCAAAGGAAGCACCCACCATGCCTTTCAGCTGGATTTTCGATAGGCAAGTGAAGCTGTAG
- the LOC8271762 gene encoding uncharacterized protein LOC8271762 isoform X1: MGRHLERQDSDIVFQRHLPGCMWSMLHILDYHHWHSVKKMSPRRRYRRGKHTICCGYPKTISFAQHTDELQNYLDADAVPLLDEQQTIEAAPSEKIPGKAQIKASVAKEMSARSQLQRAISINRLGHSDNLGGTNTDWPNPIIILERSADTAASRMQVPILPKGSEAFSSEVGHHQLVSKSLNHYISDDKQLSRETSHRQFMECVDVQEIFNINKKLFMEILRDPDVQAAKDFHIQLTSERKLKKSGSFPLAVSPHKLMGPVTLEQKWNETWSFRQEQRFPTGVEKRDVVAAKSDKSTGAKADDSVVTAVTQGSELSSSPLSQGSHKHGWHQSFMRHLKDVMKKIRHTHKESKKTNNHTLINALLLGVPSSSSDEKETPERIKEDTIHQDSCHEANSSGNGLSKDRISHIRRVSSLNESMDRYARLFEHSSTKEPKWHKYQSKSLRLTNEDKYPPTGSSFKSFRRRLSLPDLDSFCPLPNETSHDALPSGRPIKTNIYYDANAKDATYNDLNSVRTEQLDVVEETDLPGNIIEEGNSCENNEYPGDLVAMSNEEEVLEDIVEVEDQGHCPHQDQEIGSTVNSSTEHENESPVSVLETHSRLDITSQTEFQFSKDSDLHSRSICVDEQDCPVDLQHRFNRNSLTFADHENAKNAQTKIDNNLLHFELNRLEDADFSYVRDVLELSGCTEQGYLGAWHSLDQPLSPTLFKELEAYIHQESECSSEDVGCNCDHQLLFDLINEVLPQIYGSSLAYFPRPFSFTQRIRPLPKGNHIPEEVCKRISSYRSSGLKVDQSLNDIVAGDLAKDDSWLNLQLDVEDIALDLEDLIFDELLDEVMCS; this comes from the exons ATGGGGAGACACTTGGAACGCCAAGATTCTGATATTGTATTTCAGAGACATCTACCAGGCTGCATGTGGAGCATGCTTCATATTCTTGATTACCACCACTGGCACAGTGTCAAAAAGATGTCGCCACGCAGAAGATACAGAAGAGGGAAACATACCATAT GCTGTGGATATCCAAAAACAATATCTTTTGCGCAACACACAGATGAATTGCAGAATTATTTGGATGCAGATGCTGTCCCCTTACTG GATGAGCAGCAAACAATCGAGGCTGCCCCAAGCGAAAAAATTCCTGGAAAAGCTCAAATAAAAGCATCAGTAGCTAAAGAGATGTCTGCAAGATCACAGTTGCAGAGGGCTATTTCAATCAATCGGTTAGGGCATTCAGACAACCTTGGCGGAACTAATACTGATTGGCCAAATCCAATCATAATCCTTGAGAGAAGTGCTGATACTGCTGCCTCCAGAATGCAGGTTCCAATTCTGCCAAAGGGCTCTGAGGCATTTTCCTCAGAAGTTGGTCATCATCAATTAGTAAGCAAGTCACTAAATCACTACATTTCGGATGATAAGCAGCTCAGTAGAGAGACTTCGCATCGCCAATTCATGGAATGTGTGGATGTTCAAGAGATATTTAACATCAACAAAAAGTTATTCATGGAAATCCTACGTGATCCTGATGTCCAAGCTGCCAAGGACTTCCATATTCAGCTGACTTCCGAGAGGAAATTGAAGAAATCAGGCTCATTTCCTTTAGCTGTCTCCCCGCATAAACTCATGGGTCCTGTTACACTTGAACAAAAGTGGAATGAAACTTGGTCCTTCCGACAAGAACAAAGGTTTCCAACCGGGGTTGAAAAGCGAGATGTTGTTGCAGCCAAGTCTGATAAGTCAACAGGTGCAAAGGCAGATGATAGTGTAGTTACTGCTGTTACTCAAGGTTCAGAATTGTCTTCTTCTCCATTGTCTCAAGGATCACATAAACATGGATGGCATCAATCATTTATGCGTCATTTGAAAGATGTTATGAAGAAAATTAGGCATACGCATAAAGAGAGCAAAAAGACGAACAATCACACATTAATAAATGCCCTTCTGCTTGGAGTTCCCTCTAGTTCCTCTGATGAGAAAGAGACTCCTGAGAGGATCAAGGAGGATACAATTCACCAAGATAGTTGTCATGAGGCAAACAGTTCTGGTAATGGTCTCAGCAAGGACCGAATCTCACACATAAGAAGAGTTTCTTCTCTAAATGAGTCGATGGATAGATATGCCCGGTTGTTTGAGCACAGTTCAACCAAAGAGCCCAAGTGGCATAAGTATCAGTCTAAGAGCTTAAGACTGACAAATGAAGACAAGTATCCACCGACTGGGTCTAGTTTCAAATCCTTCAGGAGGAGACTTTCTTTGCCGGATCTTGATTCTTTTTGTCCCTTGCCAAACGAGACATCACATGATGCACTTCCTTCAGGGAGACCAATCAagactaatatatattatgatgcAAATGCCAAGGATGCCACCTATAATGACCTGAATTCGGTAAGAACTGAACAGCTAGATGTTGTTGAAGAGACTGACCTTCCTGGAAACATAATAGAGGAAGGTAACAGCTGTGAGAACAATGAATATCCTGGTGATTTAGTGGCGATGAGTAATGAGGAGGAAGTATTAGAGGATATAGTTGAGGTAGAAGACCAGGGACATTGTCCTCACCAAGATCAGGAGATTGGTTCCACAGTGAATTCTAGCACTGAGCATGAAAATGAAAGTCCTGTTTCAGTTCTTGAGACACATTCTCGGCTTGACATAACTAGCCAAACAGAGTTTCAATTCTCAAAAG ATTCAGACTTGCACTCAAGGAGCATATGTGTTGATGAACAAGATTGTCCTGTTGATCTACAACACAGGTTCAACAGAAATTCCTTGACATTTGCAGACCATGAGAATGCTAAAAATGCGCAGACGAAAATTGACAATAACCTTCTTCACTTTGAATTAAACAGACTGGAAGATGCTGATTTCAGTTATGTGAGGGATGTTCTTGAATTATCTGGCTGCACTGAGCAAGGGTACCTTGGAGCCTGGCACTCACTAGACCAGCCACTAAGTCCCACATTGTTCAAGGAATTGGAGGCTTATATACACCAAGAATCTGAATGCTCTTCAGAGGATGTTGGCTGCAATTGTGATCATCAGCTTCTGTTTGATTTGATCAATGAGGTTCTACCTCAGATATACGGAAGCTCATTAGCCTACTTCCCCAGGCCCTTCTCCTTCACTCAACGCATACGGCCATTACCTAAGGGAAATCATATTCCTGAGGAAGTGTGCAAAAGAATTAGTTCATATAGAAGCTCAGGATTGAAGGTGGATCAGTCATTGAATGATATCGTTGCTGGAGACTTGGCAAAAGATGATAGTTGGCTGAACCTTCAATTGGATGTTGAGGACATAGCACTTGACCTTGAAGATTTGATTTTTGATGAACTTTTAGATGAAGTGATGTGCTCATGA
- the LOC8271761 gene encoding protein IQ-DOMAIN 14 → MGKKGSWFSAIKKVFLPHPKEKLANESDRKSTKEKKKKGLGKLRHGDTNSFIPLFREPSSIEKILDEAEREHKLIFRPPTPPEQPRTPPFVPRAASPKVPSQRVTSPRAASPRVSSPRAASPKVASPRAPSPKNAHRHKEIYYRPEPTLKNHHASATKIQAAYRGYIARRSFRALKGLVRLQGVVRGQSVKRQTTNAMKYMQLLVRVQSQIQSRRIQMLENQARRQAQYRNDKEVESTLGKWSMASEAGNNEDWDDSLLTKEEIEARLQRKVNAVIKRERAMAYAYSHQLWKSTPKSAQSALADIRSNGFPWWWNWLERQLPPSSTPDNQAIKHFQLTPSRLHSELKPSPRPSSSNNKQHHFAFDSMDTPTPRSSKSVAFMSTRQARTPVHRTPQAATPSLSKYSRARASGGESPFDLPLKDDDSLTSCPPFSVPNYMNPTVSAKAKARANSNPKERFPGTPSSDKRRLSFPLTQGIGSFKWNKGSFFSGKDSGSQKGLDKHQPHSIGDLSVDSTVSMPATVGRKPFNRFV, encoded by the exons ATGGGAAAGAAAGGGAGTTGGTTTTCTGCAATCAAGAAGGTCTTTTTACCCCACCCCAAGGAGAAACTAGCTAAT GAATCAGATAGGAAAAGcactaaagaaaagaagaagaaagggctAGGGAAACTAAGGCATGGCGATACCAATTCATTTATTCCCCTGTTTAGAGAACCAAGTAGCATTGAGAAGATCTTGGATGAGGCAGAGAGGGagcataaattaattttcaggCCCCCAACACCTCCTGAGCAACCGAGAACACCACCTTTTGTACCAAGAGCTGCTTCTCCAAAGGTTCCTTCTCAAAGAGTTACCTCTCCTAGGGCTGCTTCTCCTAGAGTTTCTTCTCCCAGAGCTGCATCTCCTAAGGTTGCTTCACCCCGGGCACCTTCTCCTAAGAATGCTCATCGTCATAAGGAGATATACTACAGACCAGAACCTACTTTGAAGAATCACCATGCTTCAGCTACCAAGATCCAAGCAGCCTATAGAGGCTATATT GCAAGAAGGAGCTTTAGAGCTCTGAAGGGTTTGGTGAGACTTCAAGGAGTGGTAAGAGGACAGAGTGTGAAGCGGCAAACAACGAATGCAATGAAGTACATGCAGCTGTTGGTCCGTGTCCAATCTCAGATACAGTCACGGAGGATCCAAATGCTAGAAAACCAAGCTCGACGTCAAGCTCAATACAGGAATGATAAAGAAGTAGAGAGTACCTTGGGCAAATGGAGCATGGCA TCTGAGGCAGGTAACAATGAGGATTGGGACGACAGCTTGCTAACAAAAGAGGAGATTGAAGCAAGGTTGCAGAGAAAGGTCAATGCAGTtattaagagagagagagccaTGGCATATGCATATTCCCACCAG TTATGGAAATCTACTCCAAAATCTGCTCAATCAGCTCTAGCAGATATCCGTTCAAATGGGTTCCCATGGTGGTGGAACTGGTTAGAACGTCAGCTACCCCCTTCAAGTACTCCTGATAACCAAGCCATTAAGCATTTTCAACTTACACCATCAAGGCTGCATTCCGAACTGAAGCCTAGTCCACGGCCTTCATCAAGCAACAACAAACAAcatcattttgcatttgacaGTATGGATACTCCCACACCAAGATCCTCAAAGTCAGTTGCATTTATGTCGACAAGGCAGGCACGAACTCCAGTACATAGAACTCCACAAGCAGCCACGCCAAGCTTGTCAAAGTATTCAAGAGCTAGAGCTAGTGGAGGTGAATCACCATTTGATTTGCCGTTGAAGGATGACGATAGCCTCACGAGCTGCCCGCCCTTTTCGGTGCCAAACTATATGAATCCAACAGTTTCAGCTAAAGCCAAAGCAAGAGCTAATAGCAATCCTAAGGAGAGGTTTCCTGGTACGCCAAGCAGTGACAAGAGGAGGCTTTCATTCCCTCTAACTCAGGGCATTGGTTCTTTCAAGTGGAACAAAGGGTCATTCTTCTCTGGCAAGGATTCAGGTTCTCAGAAGGGTTTAGATAAACATCAGCCTCATTCCATAGGAGATTTGAGTGTGGATTCAACAGTCTCTATGCCTGCCACTGTTGGAAGAAAGCCATTTAACAGATTTGTGTGA